From the genome of Virgibacillus siamensis, one region includes:
- a CDS encoding MarR family winged helix-turn-helix transcriptional regulator, with protein MNDETIAGIEKEITSFIRRIILSEKRLNGLDRSTYVILRQLETYGPAGVKQLSVDLQLDSSTISRQAATLVEKNYAVKEPNPADGRSYFYRITDLGEKELEANRERRYERLRYMLSEWPEADRKMFGQLLQRYNEGVEELHE; from the coding sequence ATGAATGACGAAACAATCGCGGGTATTGAAAAGGAAATCACGAGCTTTATCCGCCGTATTATTTTATCGGAAAAACGATTAAACGGACTGGATCGTTCCACATATGTCATCCTGAGGCAGCTGGAAACATACGGACCTGCGGGAGTGAAGCAACTCTCCGTTGACTTGCAATTGGACAGCTCCACCATAAGCAGACAGGCTGCAACCCTTGTGGAAAAAAATTATGCCGTGAAGGAACCGAATCCTGCTGATGGCCGCTCCTACTTTTACCGGATTACCGACCTTGGCGAAAAAGAATTGGAGGCCAACAGGGAGCGCCGGTATGAGCGACTAAGGTACATGCTTTCAGAATGGCCGGAAGCAGACAGGAAAATGTTCGGCCAACTGCTGCAGCGCTATAACGAAGGCGTGGAAGAATTGCACGAGTAA
- a CDS encoding Lin0512 family protein: protein MEQILFIQTGTGMDVHGQDVTKASVRAVEDAIYRNSMPGVEKSLPRQKLDNMKVNVRLAVPLDRSKLDTDKIKEILPYGSVEVDVTDGGMATSSGIILEDKDDENDLMYIVNAAVEVGY from the coding sequence ATGGAGCAGATTCTCTTCATCCAGACGGGAACCGGAATGGATGTACATGGTCAGGATGTGACAAAAGCATCTGTCCGTGCCGTGGAAGATGCCATCTATCGAAATTCAATGCCGGGTGTTGAAAAAAGCCTGCCCAGACAAAAACTGGATAATATGAAAGTAAATGTCCGTCTTGCTGTACCGCTCGATCGTTCCAAACTGGATACGGACAAAATAAAGGAAATCCTCCCATACGGATCGGTTGAGGTGGATGTAACAGACGGTGGCATGGCAACATCCAGTGGTATAATACTGGAAGACAAAGATGATGAGAATGACTTGATGTATATTGTAAATGCAGCCGTTGAAGTTGGCTATTAA